TTCTGTATCTGTCAGCTAAAATCAGTTGGTCTACACTTGTTTGAGTCAGCAGCTTATTGATTTTCTGTCTAGATGTTCTACTTATTGtaagtggagtattaaagtcttttaaagaaaataaactaagCTTAAATTTACTAAGCggaaagaaatagtaaaaatcAGGTAAGAAAGTAGGAAAGAACAAATAACAAAGGAACAAtcggcaaaaagaaacaaagctaagatcatttttggaagaaaaacagctgtCAATCCTTAGCTAGACtaagaaacacagaaagaagatttaaacaaataaaatatggatTGAACTTTAAATAAAAGGTAAGAATACTTACATGGtaacaaaaaataacataaaaagatAAAGTTCGAGAAATATAAAATTTACAGAAACCAATTCAAGAAAATTTCTGAAAAGATCAATAACAAGTATGTAcattcaattaataataataataaaaaaaaacttccctggctgaggatgtggcttagtgttagagcgcttgcctagcatgcatgaagccaccctgggttcgattcctcagtaccacatatatagaaaaagcaaaaagaagccagggacagtgctcaggccctgagtccaagctccaggactggccaaaaaaaaaaaaaaaaggaaagtaatatGTAAAAGAAACTCCCCATTATGTCTCAACTCAAATAACAAAACAAGTTCACATTACCTCCATATCCAATTGACAAAGAATCCCCCAGTTAACTAAAGggttaaacaaagaaaaatccaagccaaaacaaaaaaaaaaatccttatactATGTGCTCTTCAGCCAATACATTCAATTATGTCTCATGAACAAGGTCCATGGAGCACTATGCTACTAGAAAGTATTATGGCTTCCATCTAGAATGCCTACAAAGGCTCATATGCTAAAGACTTCATTGCCATCCTGTGGCACTACAGAGTGACAATGGAACCTCTAGAAATGAGGGCCTCGTGGACGGAAGCCATGTCACTGGGAGCAAATCTTGAAGGGAACATGGGAACACTACCTCACCTCTCTCCTGTGTGCTACACAGACTTCTTGAAGGGAACAGCTTTTTGTTCTGCCACATACTGCTGCCTGGGCTTTGCCTTGCCATACAGCCAAAAGCAAGGGAGTCAAGTGACCATATACTGGTACCTCTGAAACCATTTAAGTttttaagttgattatctcagttATTTTGTCAGagcaatggaaagctgactaGCATACAAAGGAAAGGTCAAATGCAGATAACAACATTCTTTGACCTTATGGAGCCTGCTAGTTATTACTACAACAACCAAATTCAACATAGTACAAGTAAATTCCATGAGATGTTGACACCCAGAAGATTATAGTTAGAAAAACCTGAATTGTCACAGATATGCTGCAATAAATTGAAATGTTTTTGtaacagaaaacaaaggcaacagcaaataaaaaatgatattgaGGATGCTGTTTTTTTatggtttctttttaaagaagggaAATAATTCAATATATGGAAGCATggaaaggccagaggtggagaACTGCAGACAGATACAGAAGGCAGCCCAAGTAGAAACTCTAACCCACAAGCTAAAGAACAATAGACATGACCTAAAGGAGATGTTCATTACAATTACTTAGATCCCATGAATAAGTAAGATGGTATTACTTACCCGGTTTATATCGCTGTTCTCTAAAATAGcctgtagtagggttctcttgaATTCTTCCAACTTCTTGTAACACTTTTTAAGAATATGATTAGATAAATTGCAATCACTTGCCAGTTGAGCTAAAGTACCAACAGCTTCCGTCCAAAAGTTTGAAAAAGGAAGTCTGGGATTACGGTAAAAAGTGATCAGGCCATCCAGCAACTGCAACACAGAATCAGAGATGGTGGAAGTATCTTTTTCAAGATGAATTAAGTCTGTTTTCAGGGTACCTGATTCCATGAATTTCTTCAGTTCAAGCAGATGTTGCAAGAATTGCATGTGAGAAGAAAGAGAATTTTCTGGGCTAGCATGAGGTCTTTTCACAAGAGGCAGTGGTAAAAAGGGAAGAGTGGTGCAACTCTCTGTAGAATTCAAGGCCGGCTCTGAAGGTTCGGTTCTTTGTTCATTTGACAAATCACACCCAGAATCATCCATCAGAGTCAATGTACTTTCAGCACTTATAGGTTCCTGAgacagcagctttcctgaaacagaaggaaatagaaatatcATCTTCCTGAAGCTAAAATATCATATTAAAAACTAGACACTCAGCAgggtacaagtggctcatgcctataatctgagttactcaggaggctaaattctGAGGATAGTGTTTTAAAAGTAGTCCAGGAAGGAGAgtcagtgagaatcttatctctaattaaccaccaaaaagccagaagtaatagaatagttttgagcacaaaaagctaggagacagtacccaggccctgaattcaagaggAAGGCCTAATATAAACAAATACcttgacattgattttttttttagcttaaaaTACTAAACAAAAATATAAGGATGTAGTAACCATTTAATAAGCAGTGGTATAACAGCGGTGTAGATGGAGATGGGATATAGCTTACACTGACATAGAAAATGATCTAGCTTCAGTTCTAAAGCAATTGGTTTGCCCATGTATTTTCCAATCACTGTCTCTCATTCAACTGCATATCATACTTGAAAGATACAGGGGGAAAAAGCCATAAGATCTGGAGGAGGTGACAGGCTGGTATACACTCTAATAGTTGACTACAGAACAACACAAGGCACTCAGAAATAGAGATTTGCTTAGAGCAATATGAAAATAGGAGCACTGAAAAGCACTGCCTTGTTAGATAAGGGTAACCATGAAGAAGTAATGCAGAAATAGTTTTAAAGCATTAACAGGAGTTCAAAGTTAAAGCTAAAGTTGAAGAAGGAACAAGATTTCCACAGAGAAAAGGATTAAGTACAAAATCAGGCATAACAAGAAAAAATACCAATGTGTATGTAAGGATTGACATATAGTTTGATACTGCTTCTGAAGAAAGCATAAGGCAAGAGTTTAAGATGAAAAAAATAGGTAGGTACAGACAACCAAAGACCATAAAAGACATATTAAGAAACCAACGATTTTAGAATGTACCTAATGGGGGACAGGGTGAAGTTCAAACTTGAATAATGTAAACTTCTGTGGAAAAATTAACTATATACACGAATATCTGATATTCATATAAATCTAGAGCAATAATATCTATATCCCTAATCTGTGTGCATATGCCACCAATTATACATTTAGTCTGTCTTTGACAGACATGCTCTcataaacatgaaaaaggaaagaggtgGTGGTTATATTAAAATGATTATCAGTAAAATGTATAAATCAAATTGAGACAGATTGAAAAGCTCTCACTGATGATTCTAAAACACATCTATCTATCCGAGAATGCAAGTGTGAAAATATTTCTCTCAGCAATGGGAGGACAAATGAGGTGTGAAAAAGTATAAGGCAGAAAAGTGAAAAGAACTTATTTTCTTTGACAGAACACTCTGTTGTTAAAAGAATGGCAGAATTGGCAGTATGATGAAACCTGGAAAGATTAGCTGAACATTGCTCTATAGTGTTAATACCAGGGGATATGATAAATGAAACAGGAATATGTCATGAAAGGGAAACAAAGTGATTTAccagataaagaaacaaacaacatcCAAATACAAAGTGGAAAGCAGTTTACTAATGAGACATATGCAAAAGTCTTCTTCAGATTTGGAGGACTAGGTACCAACTACAGTGGAAAAATACAGAGAACTGGCATACGAGAGATTATAAATAAGTGAAGtacgccagacccaaagaaacataggctccatacttgtaaaaattagtatatttctaggatagtcctagcagaagatcacagtaatatagctatgtacatgtTACCATATAAAAATATGCTGATAGAAATGAACTCCTAGATATGGGAATAAGAGTTTTTGTGGGTCTTTTTATGTACtgtgtaaagttatttcttttttatttcatttttctccctctggtTTATCTTCTATTGTCACTAAATTTCATTTTGGTAtgctgtgtcttgtatatacatttatctgatttgggggaagagaaaggggataaTAAAtcggtgagacaaaagacaaaggtaaaccaaggcaacagtaattcacaagacaacatgttggaaatgaacttttcaacttggggggaaggggaatcagaggaagaagggaaagtgggagaaaacaaaagagaggggtaacattgtttgacaagaaatgtactcattactttactgtaacccctctgtacatcacctttacaataaaataaaattaaattttaaaaaagaaagaaaaaaagttcatcttTGACCCATTATGAAGCAGCCAATGAAAATCTAGGCAGAGCTGTTCACCTAGACATTAGATACAGGAATCTAGGGACATTGGAGAGGGTCCAGCCTCAAAGTACATGTCAGAAATCCTTGGGATAGGTGATATCTGAGAGTATGAAAAGTTATTGCCACTCAGAGGGAGTATGGATAGTAAATAAGACTGGGAATCAAGGAAAGACTCTATAGAACATCATATTTGACAAATGAGTGGAATAAGAACAGTTATTAGAGATATAAACAATTAAGACatttaagaagaataaaaaaggggctggggatatggcctagtggaaagggggggaggaggagggggagggggagggggagggggaggaggagggggaggaggagaaaaagatgtCATGAAAGCAAAGGAACAGTTTCAAGGAAAATTATAAGTAGAAAAATGCAATCTAAAGGGTTCCAAAATGATCTGTTAAATCCACCAAGGAAGAAATCATTTATTACTTTGCCCATTGTAGGCCAACTAGATCAACTTGGGTCAACTCTTCTGAGGATTTAGATCAGGAGAGCACAAAATCAACAGTAACTACAGATAGGTGTAGCATGATAAATTTGAATTAATTTGAACAATCACACacgaagaagaaaaagtaatggaAAAGCAGAAGTTGgagatatgagagaaaataacagGAAGTGAAATGGTCCTGGCAAAAGGCAGGACACATGTCTAGGGCCCTGCTGAAAGGGTTGGTCTCAaacaggaaagtgaaggaaggtaaAGGAGAGAGTATGAGAATGTTCCTAGATGTATAAAGCTACCATTGTCAATGGGGGAAGTTAAGGAAGGCCTTACCTGGCCATGACACATTCTTGAAATTAGGGAGACAGTGAGATAACAGATGAGAGTTAAGAAGAATGGTCAAAGTGACAGCTTGCTTatacttcaaatatttataaatCTATTTTAATTGGTGGAGAGGTAGAAACAGAGGATCAAACTCCACTTCAGAATATAGACACTAGAACAGTGCCCATACATGCTTGTTAAATGTCACGACAATGTCTGCATTCTATGCTTAGGTTGGTGATGCAGAAAGTTGAAAGGCATATTGGTAGCAAAAAGTGATGACCTTATCAGGAAAGCACTTAACAGCTGGTGCCAATTTTCACACTGAAAGAGCCAGACAATATGATCAATTTAAGCAAACAGATTGTTTTTTATGAGCAAGTATAAACAGTGGAGATATCTTCTCAACATACATATTAAAAACGATGTTATAattattctactttttctttcatgAGAAGCAAATGGCTCTCCACAAACTCACTGAGCCGTTTTCTTAATGTACTAAAATTTCCACCAAAGTAGGCTAAACTTCAGAGGTAATGATTTCAAGGAAGACTCATAAGATGACTTCTAACAAACAGAAAGCTGATCTGTGGGTGTCAGCTTTTCATGGCTCACTGTATGTCCTTGGCAAGTGGCAACCATCATGTTATCTCGCTGTGCATGATGAGCACTAATTGAAGAATTTCTGCTTATGTGTGTGCTATGAGGGGGAAGAAGACCAAAACTCATCCCTGCATTTCCAGGCTGCTTTGCTACAATATGCTCCAAAGTGCTATTTACCCATACAACAGAGATTCAAACATGGACAGACACATAGAGAGAAATGCAACAAGGAATGTTCCAACTCCACAAAGGACAACCCCAAAGGGAGGTTTTGCACAATGCAGTTTACACACCACTCAAACAGGAAAAAACAACGTTATATTCATGTTATTTTACAAAATGTGTTCGGCAAACAATTCAGAATAATCCTGTAAGATCTGATCCCTAATTTACTGATACAGAGTCTCAACCTGATTAAGAGACTTGAAAAGCCACATGGTGGATAGTAAAATCAACACATTgatttgtattatatattttatatactcgTTTATGAGTTCCTGTACTTGTTTGTCTTCTCACCTCTCCTGTTCTTTCTCTGAATACTCGTATCATCTGCAGAAGTGATTTATCTGCAGAAAAGCTTATTGCTATAACTTGCTTCTGGCTATGGTAGATGTGTCCTTTGTTTtatgcaggtcctgggacttgaactctgggcttgggcactgtccttgagctttttctggttcaaagttagtgctctaacacttgagccacaactccacttctagcctttagttagtttattggagataaagagtctcaaggactttcctgcccaggctgactttgaaccgcaatcttcaggtctcatcctcctgagtggctagaattgtaagtgtgaaccactggctgcCTGCTCTTTGATTTTTAATATTCATAAGTTACATCAAATCACAATAGTTACACAGAGAGATTAATCAGAGCTATCTTTGTTTAAAGAGAGATATTAAGTAAAGAgtattttatttgaataaattactgaatgttttagaaaattaataaaaggCAGATTATGTTTACCTACAATGTTTGCTACCTTTTGTAATCAACAACCAACCTGCTCACTCTCCTATCTGTAGCACTGAAGACTCCTGACTACAAGTTATATCAGATATCAATGCATCCTTAGTGGAAAATACTTACTGAGTAATCAACTAAATGACAGTGAGCAAATACAACTATGGTATATATCCTAATaggatgaaaaataaaatcagagaaagTAAACTTTTCTTAGAGAAGATTAAATATTTTCCCTAGTATTATTAATGGCTTACAATCTTTAGCAATGGTCATAAACAAGATGGTAATGGTTCTAAACGAGGTATTTAGTAATAAAGACATGCAATCTTTGTTTGCATAATATGTAGTATGTAGATGAACATTGTATACCCCTAGCCTTTCAATGGAGCACTCCAAAGCTGTAATCAGAGCCTACGCATTGAACCTGTGCTTTCAAAATAAATGTCAAAGCATGACAAAGGAATAATCacaccaaagaaaatgaaatcaatatACTGTAACCTCTGGAATTCCTGATTTCCAAAAGGGAGTAAAGAAAACCCAATGTCCAGTGAGGCATCTCTCCTAACTTATAATTGAACTTAAGTGCTTGAATGATAAAAACAAAGCATTCAAAATTAGTACTATGAATCGCTTAACACATCTGTTATatttaatagataaaataaatatacatacatattagcCAAGCACAGTCTACACACAGTAAGGGTTCAATAAATAAGTTATTAAACAAttataaactgaaaaaaatctatACCAAGATGTGCAATACATCTTAAGCACATGGAATAAGATACTAATTAAAAGCTAGAATAAGTAAAATCTACAGATTCTATTTTTCTGGGTATTTCAGTTTCATTTTAAGTCCATTAACTATATAAGAGTAGGTTTCAAGTaaattaaacacaatttgtttATGTGTTTCTATTGCTTGATATCTGCCCTCTTATATAGTTACTGATCtgaatatttactgaaaacaatcatagatatacgtatatacataaatatatctcTTGCATGGTAAGAACAAACAACAGCTGCTCAAATGCACTTACTTCATCACTACTATGATTTCCTAGTGCTAATATTATCACTCAAACataacaatgaaataatttaaaagtaatGTTTATGCCACTTGGTGGTCAAACAAGAATTGCTATTTACAAACACTATTTCATCATGTGATATCATAGTATTTCAGCTGAAAGCAGAATATTGGGCTTCTGTCTCCAGAAACactaacaaagaaaaagctgTATTTAACCTGCTCTAGCAATCTGCATTACCATTTTAACTTTGAATAGATGATACTAATGGCAATCTAAGCTATGGAAGACGTTCACAAAA
The nucleotide sequence above comes from Perognathus longimembris pacificus isolate PPM17 chromosome 9, ASM2315922v1, whole genome shotgun sequence. Encoded proteins:
- the LOC125357036 gene encoding meiosis-specific protein MEI4-like; this encodes MDIQTWYLRTSKVALALAIIRSKPAEKSSREYAEHLATLVSERESKWRSKVEALEAEVLQLRQKLLLSTICSGLFKDGKLLSQEPISAESTLTLMDDSGCDLSNEQRTEPSEPALNSTESCTTLPFLPLPLVKRPHASPENSLSSHMQFLQHLLELKKFMESGTLKTDLIHLEKDTSTISDSVLQLLDGLITFYRNPRLPFSNFWTEAVGTLAQLASDCNLSNHILKKCYKKLEEFKRTLLQAILENSDINRFQVQHYISRSLVTLGSCSLFRKSIIPLLLSEINSFTDDLEAINQVHIIKNCSSHLYL